From the Priestia koreensis genome, one window contains:
- a CDS encoding vitamin B12-dependent ribonucleotide reductase yields the protein MAVLINEKPVMNIEKLNQDIEKFTQVHPVTSDMKLTHKGVSRLVMLDRYAFKDTEKTTLSEGDFVVLTVKEDPKFPARGLGYIKEINWEHKTATILVEEESRGALDATEAKSGLVVRSLDVIEKPLEIYYEQIAKRNATGLASSETTEEKRQEWFQKFYHELVNLNFVPAGRVLYGAGAETDVTYFNCYVMPFVQDSREGISEHRKQVMEIMSRGGGVGTNGTTLRPRNALARGVNGKSSGSVSWLDDIAKLTHLVEQGGSRRGAQMIMLADFHPDIVEFIISKMQNPRILRFLIENTNDPQIKKAAEDKLKFTPLTEQEIAMYQGIVNYKQIPGMGGFNDKIIKDAEEKLRIGGTFSVHNPDFLTGANISVCLTNDFMEAVENDGDYELRFPDVESYTEEEMKAYNEKWHEVGDVREWEKLGFRVRTYRTIKAKELWNLINVCATYSAEPGIFFIDNANDMTNAKAYGQKVVATNPCGEQPLAPFSVCNLAAVNLAQMVNKETKTVDFDKLKQTVEVGVRMQDNVIDATPYFLEENKKQALGERRVGLGVMGLHDLLIYCETEYGSEAGNEMVDRVFETIATTAYRASIELAKEKGSFPFLVGETEEETARLRQAFTETGFLKKMPEDVREGIAAYGIRNSHLLTVAPTGSTGTMVGVSTGLEPYFSFSYFRSGRLGKFIEVKADIVQEYLDQHPEADPNQLPEWFISAMELAPEAHADVQCIIQRWVDSSISKTVNAPRGYTVEQVKKVYERLYKGGAKGGTVYVDGSRDAQVLTLKAEENTFEEDVQEQEVVTEEHVSLSISYDESKIGSDVGDTCPVCRQGTVEEIGGCNTCTNCNAQLKCGL from the coding sequence ATGGCAGTTTTAATTAACGAAAAGCCCGTAATGAATATTGAAAAGTTGAATCAAGATATTGAGAAATTTACTCAAGTACACCCCGTTACATCTGATATGAAATTAACTCATAAAGGGGTATCTCGCCTCGTAATGCTAGATCGCTATGCATTCAAAGACACAGAGAAAACAACTCTCTCAGAAGGGGACTTCGTTGTCCTAACGGTAAAAGAAGATCCTAAATTCCCAGCAAGAGGATTAGGTTATATTAAAGAAATTAATTGGGAGCATAAAACAGCTACTATTTTAGTAGAGGAAGAATCACGCGGCGCGCTAGATGCGACAGAAGCAAAGAGCGGATTAGTTGTTCGTTCACTAGATGTGATTGAAAAGCCCCTTGAAATTTACTACGAACAAATTGCAAAGCGTAATGCAACTGGACTTGCTTCTTCTGAAACAACAGAGGAAAAACGTCAAGAATGGTTCCAAAAGTTCTATCATGAGCTTGTGAACCTGAACTTCGTTCCAGCAGGGCGCGTCCTGTACGGAGCTGGTGCAGAAACAGACGTAACGTACTTTAACTGCTACGTAATGCCGTTCGTACAAGATTCACGTGAAGGCATCTCAGAGCATCGTAAGCAAGTAATGGAAATCATGAGCCGCGGTGGCGGTGTTGGAACAAATGGTACAACCCTTCGCCCGCGTAATGCCCTAGCAAGAGGCGTGAATGGTAAATCATCTGGTTCCGTTTCATGGTTAGACGATATTGCGAAGCTTACACATTTAGTAGAGCAAGGTGGATCAAGACGCGGCGCGCAAATGATCATGCTTGCAGATTTCCATCCGGATATCGTGGAATTCATCATTTCAAAAATGCAAAATCCACGTATTTTACGTTTCTTAATTGAAAACACGAACGATCCACAAATTAAAAAAGCAGCGGAAGATAAGCTGAAGTTTACGCCGCTTACAGAGCAAGAAATTGCGATGTACCAAGGAATTGTGAACTACAAGCAAATTCCAGGCATGGGTGGATTTAACGATAAAATTATTAAAGACGCAGAAGAAAAGCTTCGTATTGGCGGCACGTTCAGCGTTCATAATCCTGATTTCTTAACAGGTGCCAACATTTCAGTTTGTCTAACAAATGATTTCATGGAAGCTGTTGAGAACGACGGTGACTACGAGCTTCGCTTCCCAGATGTTGAATCATATACGGAAGAAGAAATGAAAGCCTACAACGAAAAATGGCATGAAGTAGGCGATGTTCGTGAGTGGGAAAAACTTGGTTTCCGCGTACGTACGTATCGCACAATCAAAGCAAAAGAGCTTTGGAACTTAATTAACGTTTGTGCAACGTACTCAGCAGAGCCTGGCATTTTCTTCATCGACAATGCGAACGACATGACAAATGCGAAAGCATACGGTCAAAAGGTAGTCGCAACAAATCCGTGTGGAGAACAGCCACTTGCACCATTTTCCGTTTGTAACCTTGCAGCGGTGAACCTAGCACAAATGGTGAACAAAGAAACGAAAACAGTTGATTTCGATAAATTGAAACAAACGGTAGAAGTAGGCGTGCGCATGCAGGATAACGTAATTGACGCAACACCTTACTTCCTAGAAGAAAATAAAAAGCAGGCATTAGGCGAGCGTCGCGTTGGCCTTGGCGTAATGGGTCTGCATGATCTTCTGATCTACTGTGAAACAGAGTACGGTTCTGAAGCAGGAAACGAAATGGTCGATCGCGTATTCGAAACAATTGCGACAACGGCTTACCGTGCATCAATTGAATTAGCAAAAGAAAAAGGAAGCTTCCCGTTCCTAGTTGGTGAAACAGAGGAAGAGACAGCGCGTCTTCGTCAAGCGTTCACTGAAACAGGATTCTTAAAGAAAATGCCTGAAGATGTTCGTGAAGGAATTGCTGCATATGGAATTCGTAACTCTCACCTTCTAACGGTTGCACCAACAGGAAGCACAGGTACGATGGTTGGCGTATCAACAGGTCTTGAGCCATACTTCTCCTTCTCTTACTTCCGTAGTGGGCGTCTTGGGAAGTTCATTGAAGTAAAAGCAGACATCGTTCAAGAGTATTTAGATCAGCATCCAGAAGCAGATCCAAATCAATTACCAGAGTGGTTCATTTCTGCTATGGAACTAGCTCCAGAAGCACATGCTGATGTACAATGCATCATTCAGCGCTGGGTGGATAGCTCCATCAGTAAAACTGTTAACGCACCTCGTGGTTATACGGTTGAGCAAGTGAAAAAAGTATATGAGCGTCTATACAAAGGCGGTGCAAAAGGCGGTACGGTATACGTAGATGGTAGCCGTGATGCACAGGTTCTAACGCTAAAGGCAGAAGAAAATACGTTTGAAGAAGACGTTCAAGAGCAAGAAGTGGTAACAGAAGAGCACGTATCACTAAGCATTTCATACGATGAAAGCAAAATCGGCTCTGATGTTGGCGATACATGCCCAGTTTGCCGTCAAGGAACAGTCGAAGAAATTGGTGGCTGTAACACGTGTACAAACTGTAATGCACAGTTAAAATGTGGACTATAA
- a CDS encoding M24 family metallopeptidase, protein MSKLTKLREMFKDLNVDGMLITSEFNRRYVANFTGSAGVVLISEDAAAFITDFRYVEQATKQAVGFEIVQHKGLITDEVAEVAKKMGIKRLGFEQDHLTYSSFQTYDKAVEAELVPVSNAVEKLRLIKSEAEIKILKEAAKIADAAFEHILTVIRPGVTELEVCNELEFFMRKQGATSSSFDTIVASGYRSALPHGVASEKVIEKGEFVTMDYGALYQGYVSDVTRTVAVGEVSDELRTIYDVVLEAQLRGMNGIKPGLTGKQADALTRDYIAEKGYGEYFGHSTGHGIGLEVHEGPALSFRSDNVLEPGMIVTVEPGIYIPKLGGVRIEDDTIVTQTGNESLTHSSKELIIL, encoded by the coding sequence ATGAGTAAATTAACGAAGCTTCGCGAAATGTTTAAAGATCTTAATGTCGACGGAATGCTTATCACGAGTGAGTTCAACCGTCGTTACGTAGCAAATTTCACTGGATCTGCAGGCGTTGTCCTTATTTCTGAGGATGCAGCAGCGTTTATTACAGATTTTCGCTATGTAGAGCAAGCAACAAAGCAAGCGGTCGGATTTGAGATCGTTCAGCATAAAGGACTGATCACGGACGAAGTAGCAGAAGTGGCGAAAAAGATGGGAATTAAGCGTCTTGGGTTTGAACAAGATCATCTTACGTACTCAAGCTTCCAGACGTATGACAAGGCAGTAGAGGCTGAACTTGTACCGGTTTCAAACGCTGTAGAAAAGTTACGCTTGATTAAGAGCGAAGCAGAGATTAAGATATTAAAGGAAGCTGCAAAAATTGCTGATGCGGCATTCGAACACATTTTGACAGTGATTCGACCTGGAGTTACTGAGTTAGAAGTATGCAATGAGCTTGAATTCTTTATGCGTAAACAAGGCGCTACATCATCTTCTTTTGATACAATCGTGGCTTCAGGCTATCGTTCAGCTCTACCACACGGTGTTGCCTCTGAAAAGGTCATCGAAAAAGGTGAGTTTGTGACAATGGACTACGGTGCATTATATCAAGGCTATGTGTCTGATGTGACTCGTACAGTAGCAGTAGGAGAAGTAAGCGATGAGCTTCGTACGATTTATGATGTAGTATTAGAAGCGCAGTTACGTGGAATGAATGGTATTAAGCCTGGTTTAACAGGAAAGCAAGCAGACGCTTTAACTCGTGATTACATAGCGGAGAAAGGGTACGGCGAATACTTCGGTCACTCGACAGGTCATGGCATTGGCTTAGAGGTTCACGAAGGACCTGCTTTATCTTTCCGATCTGATAATGTGTTAGAGCCAGGAATGATTGTAACCGTAGAGCCAGGAATCTATATTCCGAAACTTGGTGGAGTTCGTATTGAAGACGATACGATCGTTACACAAACTGGTAATGAATCATTGACTCATTCGTCGAAAGAGTTAATTATTTTATAA
- a CDS encoding YqhV family protein — MKHLLAGMNSSVLTMACLRFVSSFIEFVAAILIFTSNDVKKALMINSLLALVGPLVMVSSFTIGLVAVADQLSFGKIALIAVGVIMILVGVFK; from the coding sequence ATGAAACATTTACTAGCAGGAATGAATAGTTCTGTACTAACTATGGCTTGTTTACGCTTTGTATCCTCATTTATTGAGTTTGTTGCAGCGATTTTAATCTTTACGAGTAACGACGTGAAAAAGGCGCTCATGATTAATAGTTTACTAGCTTTAGTAGGACCGCTCGTCATGGTCTCTTCGTTCACGATTGGGCTTGTTGCTGTCGCAGATCAGCTGTCATTTGGAAAAATAGCACTCATTGCAGTAGGCGTCATTATGATTTTAGTCGGTGTATTTAAGTAA
- a CDS encoding rhodanese-like domain-containing protein: MWYTILIILAAFIVYSVIMFVYQRKIMKTLTEEEFRNGYRKAQLIDIREPNEFEGGHILGARNIPISQFRMRTKELRKDQPIYLYCQNGVRVGRAAQMLRRQGYRDIYQLKGGFKQWTGKIKSKK; encoded by the coding sequence ATGTGGTATACAATATTAATCATCTTAGCTGCTTTCATCGTATACTCTGTCATTATGTTTGTTTATCAGCGTAAGATTATGAAAACATTGACAGAAGAAGAATTTCGCAATGGGTATCGTAAAGCACAACTAATCGATATTCGTGAGCCGAACGAATTTGAAGGCGGCCACATTTTAGGAGCTCGAAACATTCCAATTTCACAGTTCCGTATGCGTACGAAAGAACTACGCAAAGACCAGCCAATTTATTTATATTGCCAAAACGGTGTACGTGTAGGCCGTGCGGCACAAATGCTTCGTCGTCAAGGCTATCGTGATATTTATCAGCTAAAAGGCGGCTTCAAGCAATGGACTGGAAAAATCAAATCAAAAAAATAA
- a CDS encoding DUF1385 domain-containing protein: MSDAQKPIYGGQAVMEGVMFGGKRSLVTAIRRKDQTIEYFHSKRKSSPFLTKLKKIPFLRGIAAIIEASANGTMHLNFSSERYDLDPSEDATLAEKKESRLSLVLGVATLGVLSFLFGKVLFTLIPVFLAQLTRPIFSSDLSQILIEGLFKLILLLVYIYVISQTPLIKRVFQYHGAEHKVINAYENKLPLTVENVQKSSRLHYRCGSSFILFTVIVGVFVYMLVPLDPLWLRIVDRLLLIPVVLGIAFEVLQLTNKVRDIPVLRFLGYPGLWLQLLTTKEPSDDQVEVAIASFNELLRIESEDIQTEDKIV, encoded by the coding sequence ATGTCAGACGCACAAAAACCCATCTATGGTGGTCAAGCCGTAATGGAGGGAGTCATGTTCGGAGGTAAACGTTCTCTTGTAACCGCGATTCGGCGCAAGGATCAAACGATTGAATACTTTCACTCAAAGCGAAAATCTTCTCCCTTTCTTACAAAGCTCAAAAAAATACCATTTCTAAGAGGAATTGCTGCGATTATTGAGGCAAGTGCAAATGGAACGATGCACTTGAACTTCTCCTCTGAACGATATGATCTTGATCCTTCTGAAGATGCTACATTAGCTGAAAAAAAGGAATCCAGGTTATCGCTTGTTCTAGGTGTGGCAACGCTCGGTGTTCTCTCTTTTCTTTTTGGAAAAGTATTATTTACGTTAATTCCGGTTTTTCTCGCCCAGCTAACAAGACCTATTTTCTCTTCTGATCTTTCGCAGATTTTAATAGAAGGTTTGTTTAAGCTCATTTTACTGCTCGTGTACATTTACGTCATTTCACAAACCCCGCTCATTAAGCGTGTTTTCCAATATCACGGGGCGGAACATAAGGTGATTAATGCGTACGAAAATAAGCTTCCGCTAACGGTCGAAAACGTGCAAAAAAGTTCGCGACTTCATTACCGATGCGGCAGTAGCTTTATTTTATTTACAGTAATCGTTGGGGTATTTGTCTATATGCTCGTCCCGCTTGATCCGTTATGGCTTCGAATTGTGGACCGCTTGCTTTTAATTCCTGTGGTACTCGGCATTGCTTTTGAAGTATTGCAGCTAACGAATAAAGTTCGCGACATTCCGGTTCTTCGTTTCTTAGGATACCCTGGGCTATGGCTTCAATTGTTAACAACAAAAGAACCAAGCGATGATCAAGTAGAAGTGGCCATTGCTTCATTTAATGAATTATTACGTATTGAATCTGAGGACATTCAAACCGAAGATAAAATTGTATAA
- the aroQ gene encoding type II 3-dehydroquinate dehydratase, with protein sequence MKRLLVINGPNLNRLGVREPGIYGGETLATLESGLQLVAEREGINLETFQSNHEGAIIDQLHAADTDYDGVIINPGAFTHYSYAIRDAIAGISTPVLEVHISNVHAREEFRHHSVTAPVSIGQIVGLGFYGYELGLLAMLQHLRGKENE encoded by the coding sequence GTGAAAAGATTACTCGTTATCAATGGCCCGAATCTTAATCGTTTAGGGGTAAGAGAGCCAGGTATTTACGGTGGTGAAACGCTCGCAACGCTAGAGAGTGGCTTGCAGCTTGTAGCGGAACGCGAGGGCATCAACTTAGAGACGTTCCAGTCAAACCATGAAGGGGCAATTATTGACCAACTTCATGCGGCTGATACCGACTATGATGGTGTGATCATCAATCCTGGTGCTTTTACTCACTACAGCTATGCGATTCGAGATGCCATAGCAGGTATTTCGACACCTGTTCTTGAAGTACATATTTCAAACGTTCATGCGAGGGAAGAGTTCCGTCATCATTCGGTCACGGCTCCGGTTTCAATTGGACAAATTGTAGGATTGGGCTTTTATGGCTATGAGCTAGGGCTTTTAGCTATGCTTCAACATTTAAGGGGGAAAGAAAATGAGTAA
- a CDS encoding YqhR family membrane protein has product MTEEQEHQSQNSKETSYMLKTVSIGFVGGVFWSFLNYIAYLFHFTEISPNVILQPWALGEWKEKAMGNFVSMIILGIISIVVAILYQVTLKNYMRVWISMLFGLVLWVLVFYVLNPLFPDIKTVSELDKNTIITSICFYILYGVFVGYSISFEASALNLKDSDQATVNEE; this is encoded by the coding sequence GTGACAGAAGAACAAGAACATCAAAGTCAAAATAGCAAAGAAACGTCCTATATGCTAAAAACAGTGTCCATTGGATTTGTCGGTGGTGTGTTTTGGAGTTTTCTTAATTATATTGCATATCTATTCCATTTTACAGAAATTAGCCCAAACGTTATTTTACAGCCTTGGGCACTTGGTGAATGGAAAGAGAAGGCGATGGGAAACTTTGTGAGCATGATTATCCTCGGAATTATTTCCATTGTTGTCGCCATTTTATATCAGGTCACGCTGAAGAATTATATGAGAGTTTGGATTAGCATGCTGTTCGGACTTGTTTTATGGGTTTTGGTCTTTTATGTGTTAAATCCCCTATTTCCAGATATCAAAACCGTTAGCGAGCTGGATAAAAATACGATTATTACGAGCATCTGCTTTTACATTTTGTACGGTGTGTTCGTTGGGTACTCGATTTCCTTTGAAGCATCAGCCTTAAATCTAAAAGACTCTGACCAAGCTACAGTCAATGAAGAGTGA
- the mntR gene encoding transcriptional regulator MntR, whose product MPTPSMEDYIEQIYMLIEDKGYARVSDIAEALAVHPSSVTKMVQKLDKDEYLVYEKYRGLVLTTKGKKIGKRLVYRHELLEQFLRIIGVDEENIYEDVEGIEHHLSWNSIDRIGDLVQYFEEGQDRVEELRLVQKKNEEDQPS is encoded by the coding sequence ATGCCTACCCCAAGTATGGAAGATTATATTGAGCAAATTTATATGTTAATTGAAGATAAGGGATATGCAAGGGTTTCGGACATTGCAGAAGCGTTAGCAGTGCATCCTTCCTCTGTAACAAAAATGGTGCAAAAACTCGATAAAGACGAATATTTGGTTTATGAAAAATACCGTGGCCTAGTGCTGACAACCAAAGGGAAAAAGATTGGAAAACGTCTCGTGTATCGCCATGAGCTATTGGAGCAATTTCTTCGTATCATTGGCGTTGATGAGGAAAATATTTACGAAGACGTTGAAGGAATTGAGCACCACTTAAGCTGGAATTCCATCGATCGAATCGGTGATTTGGTTCAATATTTTGAAGAGGGTCAAGATCGTGTAGAAGAGCTTCGACTCGTGCAAAAGAAAAACGAGGAAGATCAGCCGTCCTAA
- a CDS encoding SA1362 family protein gives MRRSAKPIVYVLITLGIFGLLASVITHPAQLMRQLLYMGIFAGIIYVLYRFVFRSPQSTTQDRQYLRAVKQSKHRSKTKSTTKGKPSARIHSVSGSSKGQSSSKTLKKKRSNTHLTVIEGKKGKKKNRAFF, from the coding sequence ATGAGACGTTCTGCTAAACCTATTGTTTATGTATTAATTACGCTTGGAATTTTCGGTTTGTTGGCCAGTGTGATAACCCATCCTGCTCAATTGATGAGACAGCTTTTATATATGGGGATTTTTGCGGGGATTATTTATGTATTGTACCGCTTTGTTTTCCGGTCGCCTCAGTCAACGACACAGGATCGTCAATATTTACGCGCGGTAAAACAATCGAAGCATCGTTCGAAGACGAAAAGTACGACAAAAGGCAAACCATCAGCGCGTATTCATTCAGTCTCTGGCTCATCAAAAGGGCAAAGTTCAAGCAAAACTTTAAAGAAAAAACGATCCAATACCCACCTTACCGTCATAGAAGGGAAAAAGGGCAAAAAGAAAAACCGTGCCTTTTTCTAA
- the efp gene encoding elongation factor P, whose translation MISVNDFRTGLTIEVDNGIWRVVEFQHVKPGKGAAFVRSKLRNLRTGAIQEKTFRAGEKVAKAQIENRQMQYLYANGDQHVFMDTESYEQLELPGNQIEYELKFLLANMSVHIMMFQGETLGVELPNTVELKVAETEPGIKGDTASGGTKPAILETGLSVQVPFFINEGDVLIINTTDASYVSRA comes from the coding sequence ATGATTTCAGTAAACGATTTTCGTACAGGCTTAACAATTGAAGTTGACAACGGAATTTGGCGCGTAGTTGAATTCCAACATGTAAAACCAGGCAAAGGAGCAGCGTTCGTTCGCTCAAAGCTTCGTAACCTTCGTACAGGAGCGATTCAAGAAAAAACGTTCCGTGCTGGTGAAAAAGTAGCGAAAGCTCAAATTGAAAACCGTCAAATGCAGTACCTATATGCAAACGGTGATCAACACGTATTCATGGATACAGAATCTTATGAACAACTTGAATTACCAGGTAACCAAATTGAGTATGAACTAAAATTCTTACTTGCGAACATGTCTGTTCACATCATGATGTTCCAAGGCGAAACACTAGGTGTTGAGCTTCCGAACACAGTAGAATTAAAAGTAGCAGAAACTGAACCAGGAATTAAAGGTGATACAGCTTCAGGCGGTACAAAACCAGCTATTCTTGAAACAGGTTTATCTGTACAAGTTCCTTTCTTCATTAATGAAGGAGATGTGTTAATCATTAACACAACAGATGCAAGCTACGTTTCTCGTGCATAA
- a CDS encoding patatin-like phospholipase family protein, whose protein sequence is MYIDGVFSGGGIKGLALIGALQAVEEKGFVFRRVAGTSAGAILSSFIVAGYSSGELISMLEELNADNLLDRRSRFIPFSLTKWLSLYWKMGLYKGDKLERWLYNKLKQRGIITFGDIPEHSLRIVASDLTNGRILVLPDDLPLYGIDPATFFISRAVRMSCSLPYFFEPVRLKSVSQTSLIVDGGVLSNFPIWLFDDERKPKVRPVLGINLITAEECEPEKKEIHNAIGLFGALFETMKDAHDARYISKRHAQNIIFIPVDQQGIIDFQLTEERKQQLVLLGKLRAEAFLQQWSY, encoded by the coding sequence ATGTACATTGACGGTGTGTTTTCAGGTGGTGGAATTAAAGGATTAGCTTTAATAGGCGCTCTTCAAGCTGTAGAAGAAAAGGGATTTGTGTTTCGAAGGGTAGCAGGCACAAGCGCAGGGGCTATCCTTTCTTCGTTCATCGTAGCCGGTTATTCTAGTGGGGAACTTATCTCCATGCTTGAAGAATTGAATGCTGATAATCTATTAGATCGCCGTTCACGATTCATTCCCTTTTCCTTAACAAAATGGCTGTCGTTATATTGGAAGATGGGGCTATATAAAGGAGATAAATTAGAAAGATGGTTATACAATAAATTAAAGCAAAGAGGCATTATCACATTCGGTGATATTCCTGAGCATTCGCTGCGTATTGTGGCTTCTGACTTAACGAATGGGCGCATTCTTGTCCTTCCAGACGATTTGCCTCTTTATGGAATTGATCCTGCTACTTTTTTTATTTCAAGAGCAGTGCGCATGAGCTGTAGCCTTCCGTACTTTTTCGAACCGGTTCGCTTAAAAAGCGTTAGCCAAACGTCGCTTATCGTAGACGGAGGAGTACTAAGTAATTTCCCCATTTGGCTGTTTGATGATGAGCGGAAGCCGAAGGTACGCCCAGTGTTAGGAATTAATCTTATTACAGCAGAAGAGTGTGAACCGGAGAAAAAAGAAATTCACAATGCAATTGGGTTGTTTGGTGCTCTCTTTGAAACGATGAAGGATGCACATGATGCGCGGTATATTTCTAAGCGCCATGCTCAAAATATTATTTTTATTCCCGTCGATCAACAAGGAATTATTGATTTTCAGCTGACTGAAGAGCGAAAGCAGCAGCTTGTCTTACTTGGGAAACTAAGAGCAGAGGCTTTTCTTCAGCAGTGGTCCTATTAA
- a CDS encoding lipoate--protein ligase family protein, with translation MKETWRFIDSGNCSPYYNMALDEALLEWHSKGEIPPTIRFYGWDPATLSIGYFQKAEKEIDLEKVKELGLGFVRRPTGGRGVLHEHELTYSVIVTEEHPNMPKTVTEAYRVISEGILEGFRSLGLEAYFAVPRTEEERNSLKNPRSSVCFDAPSWYELVVEGRKVAGSAQTRQKGVILQHGSILLDLDEDKLFSVFKYPNDRVKERMQRAFRKKAVAMNDIANRSIGIDEAKEAFYKGFMKGLDINLEPYTLTEEEEAYVQEIAKSKYASDEWNFRR, from the coding sequence ATGAAAGAAACATGGCGATTCATAGATTCAGGTAATTGTTCACCCTATTACAATATGGCATTAGATGAGGCGTTGTTAGAGTGGCATAGTAAAGGAGAAATTCCTCCAACGATTCGTTTTTACGGATGGGACCCGGCTACTTTATCAATTGGCTATTTCCAAAAAGCTGAAAAAGAAATTGATTTAGAAAAAGTAAAAGAATTAGGATTAGGTTTTGTGCGACGCCCGACCGGCGGAAGAGGCGTATTGCATGAGCATGAGCTTACATATAGCGTAATCGTAACGGAAGAGCATCCAAATATGCCTAAAACCGTTACAGAAGCGTACCGCGTTATTTCAGAAGGAATTTTAGAAGGATTCCGTTCACTAGGACTCGAGGCATATTTTGCGGTTCCTCGTACAGAAGAAGAACGAAATAGCCTGAAAAATCCTCGTTCCTCTGTCTGTTTTGATGCGCCGTCTTGGTACGAGCTAGTAGTAGAGGGGAGAAAGGTAGCAGGAAGCGCTCAGACGCGTCAAAAAGGTGTGATCCTGCAGCACGGTTCCATCCTACTAGATCTAGACGAAGATAAGCTATTCAGCGTCTTTAAGTACCCAAATGACCGTGTGAAGGAGCGTATGCAGCGTGCGTTTCGTAAAAAGGCGGTAGCGATGAATGATATCGCGAACCGTTCAATTGGAATTGACGAAGCGAAAGAAGCGTTCTACAAAGGGTTTATGAAGGGATTAGACATCAATTTAGAGCCTTATACGCTTACTGAAGAAGAAGAAGCATACGTTCAAGAAATTGCAAAAAGCAAATATGCGTCCGATGAATGGAATTTCCGACGCTAA